One window from the genome of Alnus glutinosa chromosome 13, dhAlnGlut1.1, whole genome shotgun sequence encodes:
- the LOC133854980 gene encoding probable membrane-associated kinase regulator 2 → MSPAITSTKQTKPKSKKSLHLSLSLSLSLSGKSFTHSVHSATPKFQYLSCKPIIANPVVNPPFPSLPFTVPIPSFSSKKQVADSISPTCILALPTMEAFSLLKYWRGSGGINSGGGGGGGGDSARTAGATTIVAAVTHNTAETDEEDDDDDGPFFDLEFAVPDEEDDAEGGDETQNREQEGTNCENESDEEEEEEEEEEREFNFTLSSGSSNDRADPNLSLSPSDDLFFKGRLVPIEPSSLVFNPSEPNSKQPQLFPVSLLKSATKFRVSMLGLKKSKTTANAAGQKTEPTNGSVASTAPKPQQQKQQQQETQQKQEQPQSKSFTVKFKVEEVPIVSLFTRDSSRSASGNNKAQNKQASVEESASDEKRFSKDVMHKYLKKVKPLYVRVSRRYGEKLRFSGQLNLGAGTKAAPPGPTPAPVKPAAEKGQAEPEASSDQGLANNVKISQKLRVVCKHLGKSRSASSAAVAAAPTGPIASKRRDDSLLQQQDGIQSAILHCKRSFNASRDSESSLLSRSVSDPSHEK, encoded by the exons ATGAGCCCTGCAATTACCTCTACGAAACAGACAAAACCAAAAAGCAAGAAATCgctccacctctctctctctctctctctctctctctctggtaaAAGCTTTACCCACTCTGTTCACTCTGCCACCCCAAAGTTTCAGTACCTCTCCTGCAAACCCATTATAGCTAACCCCGTCGTAAACCCTCCTTTTCCCTCCTTACCTTTCACTGTTCCCATTCCCTCTTTCTCTTCTAAAAAGCAAGTAGCTGATTCTATTTCCCCCACTTGTATACTGGCTCTCCCTACCATGGAAGCTTTCAGCCTGCTCAAGTACTGGAGAGGTAGCGGCGGTATTAATAGCGGAGGCGGTGGTGGAGGTGGCGGAGACTCCGCGAGAACTGCCGGTGCGACAACAATCGTCGCCGCGGTGACTCATAATACGGCGGAGACTGACGAGGAGGACGACGACGACGATGGGCCGTTCTTCGACTTGGAGTTCGCTGTTCCTGACGAAGAAGACGATGCGGAAGGTGGAGACGAAACCCAGAACAGAGAACAGGAGGGAACCAACTGCGAGAACGAAAGcgatgaagaagaggaagaagaagaagaagaggagagagagttCAACTTCACGCTTTCCTCTGGTTCCAGCAACGACCGAGCGGATCCGAATCTGTCTTTGTCTCCTTCCGATGACCTGTTTTTCAAGGGAAGGCTCGTGCCGATTGAGCCTTCCTCGCTTGTTTTCAACCCCTCCGAACCCAACTCCAAACAGCCGCAGTTATTCCCTGTCTCGTTGTTGAAATCCGCCACCAAGTTCCGCGTCTCCATGCTGGGCCTCAAGAAATCGAAAACAACTGCAAATGCAGCCGGCCAGAAAACAGAGCCAACAAATGGGTCCGTTGCCAGCACTGCTCCCAAACCGCAACAACAGAAACAGCAACAACAAGAAACGCAACAAAAGCAAGAACAGCCGCAGAGCAAGTCTTTCACTGTGAAGTTCAAGGTGGAGGAGGTTCCGATCGTGTCCCTGTTCACCAGAGACAGCTCGAGAAGCGCTTCCGGGAACAACAAGGCGCAGAATAAGCAGGCCAGCGTGGAAGAGTCGGCTTCTGACGAGAAGCGCTTCTCAAAGGACGTAATGCACAAGTACTTGAAGAAGGTTAAGCCTCTCTACGTTCGGGTCTCCAGAAGGTACGGCGAGAAGCTGAGGTTTTCGGGGCAGCTAAACCTCGGCGCCGGAACCAAGGCTGCGCCGCCGGGTCCCACGCCGGCTCCTGTGAAGCCGGCGGCCGAGAAGGGCCAAGCTGAGCCGGAGGCTTCTTCTGATCAGGGCTTGGCCAACAATgtgaagatcagtcaaaagcTGAGAGTGGTGTGCAAGCACTTGGGGAAGAGCCGGTCCGCTTCGTCAGCGGCAGTGGCCGCAGCGCCGACGGGACCTATTGCGTCGAAAAGGAGAGACGATTCGCTGTTGCAGCAACAAGACGGGATCCAGAGCGCCATTCTGCATTGCAAGCGGTCCTTCAATGCCTCGAGAG ATTCGGAGTCTTCTCTACTGTCACGGTCTGTGAGCGATCCCTCGCATGAGAAATAG